The genomic region CCGCCGAGGAGCACGGCGGGTACGGCGAATCCGGCCGCCAGCCCGAACGTCCCGAGGGTGGAGAAGACACGGCCGTCGCGCGGCCGGGCGGGGGGTCTGGGGGGCATGGGAGAACACCCTTCGCTGCTCGCGAACGACCGGCGCGGGGAGGCCGGCTGCCGGGGACGACGCTGCCACGCGCGCGCGTGGGCGGCCACCGCCGTACGGGCCGCACCGCCCGTACGGGCGCCGGAAACCGCCCGATCAGCCCTGCCCCGGCCTCTCCTCGGCCTCACCCGCCCGGCCGAAGAGCGGGGCGAGGACCAGTTGGGCCGCCCCCTCGGCGACGGGGCGGTCCCCGCCGCCGGCCACGGTGACGGGGACGGTGGCGGGGACGCCCTCGCGCCGGGCACGCTCGTCGATGACGGCGCGGACCCCGCTCAGGTAGGCGTCCTCGTCGGCGGCGACGGTACGGCCGCCGAGGACGACCCGGTCGATGTCGAGCAGCCCGACGAGGTTGGCGGCGCCCGCCCCGAGGACCCTGGCGGCCTCCGCGATGTCGCCGCGGGCGGCGGCGGCCAGGCAGAGCGCCTCGATGCAGCCGCGTCCGCCGCAGTCGCACGGGGGGCCGTCCAGCTGGAGGGTCTGGTGGCCGAACTCCCCGGCGCCCGTACGGGCTCCTCGGTGCAGGGCACCGCCGAGGACGAGACCGGCACCGAGGCCGGTGCCCAGGTGGAGGTAGGCGAAGTCGGCGTCGGCGCGTTCGCGCAGGGCGAGGCCGAGGGCGGCGGCGTTGGTGTCCTTGTCGACGACGACGGGGAGCCCGGTGTGTCCGGCGAGGGCGTCGCGCAGCGGGTAGCCGTCCCACTGGGGGAAGCCGGTGACCCGGTGCAGCACTCCGTCCCGGTGGTCCAGGGGGCCCGGCAGGGCGGCGCCCACGCCGAAGACCTGCCGGTACTCGGTCCCGGGGGCCGCTGCCCGTACCGTCTGCACCGCGTGGGCGGCCGTCGCGAGGACCTCGGCGGCCGGGGCACCGAGGTCGAGCGGGAAGCCGCGGGTGGCGACCGTGGTGCCGGCGAGGTCGGCCAGGACGGCGGTGAGTTCGTCGCGGTCCAGGTGGAGCCCGACGGCGTATCCGGCGTCCGGGACCAGGCGCAGGACGGTGCGGGGTTTGCCGCCCGTGGAGGCGAGCCGGCCGGCTTCGGCGGCGAGGCCCTCCGCGCGGAGTCTGGCGGTGATCTTGCTGACGGCCTGCGGGGTGAGCCCGGTGCGCTCGGCGAGCTCCAGCCGGCTGATGCCCTGCTCACCGGCGACGCGCAGCAGGTCGAGGACGAGCGACGCGTTGTGGTGGCGCAGCGCCGGGAGGTTCGCCCCGCCGCTCCTGCTGTTGCTCCTGTTCACCGCACCATTGTCTCCATCGCTTGCACTTTGGCAACAGCGTTGCTTAAGTGGATCGCATGACTGCCAACGCTCCTCTCCGCGTCGGGCTCGTCGGCTACGGCCTGGCGGGTTCCGTCTTCCACGCCCCGCTGGTCGCCGCGACCGAGGGCCTCGTCCTCGACACGGTCGTCACGTCGAACGAGGAGCGGCAGGCGCAGGCCCGCGCCGAGTTCCCCGGCGTGCGGTTCGCGGCCTCGCCCGACGAGCTGTGGCCGCGCGCGGACGAGCTGGACCTGATCGTGATCGCCTCGCCGAACAAGACGCACGTGCCGCTCGCGCGGGCGGCGCTGGAGGCGGGGCTTCCGGTGGTCGTGGACAAGCCGCTCGCCGGCACGGCCGCCGAGGCCCGTGAGCTGGCCGCGCTGGCCGCGGAGCGTGGGCTGCTGCTCTCGGTCTTCCAGAACCGCCGCTGGGACAACGACTTCCTCACCCTGACCGGCCTGATCGCCGAGGGCGAGCTCGGTGAGGTGCAGCGCTTCGAGTCCCGCTTCGAGCGGTGGCGCCCGCAGCTGAAGGGCGGCTGGCGCGAGTCGGGCGACCCCGAGGAGATCGGCGGGCTGCTGTACGACCTGGGCAGCCACGTCGTCGACCAGGCCCTCACGCTGTTCGGGCCCGCGGTGCAGGTGTACGCGGAGTCCGACGTACGCCGCCCGGGTGCGGCGGCCGACGACGACACCTTTATCGCGGTCACGCACGTCGGCGGGGTGCGCTCGCATCTCTACATGAGTGCCACCACGGCCCAGCTCGGCCCGCGTTTCCGGGTGCTCGGGTCGAAGGCGGGCTATGTGAAGTACGGCCTGGACCCGCAGGAGGCCGCGCTGCGTGAGGGCGCGCGTCCGACGGCCGGTGCGCCGTGGGGCGAGGAGCCGGAGGAGCTCTGGGGCCGGGTCGGTTCCGGTGAGTCCCCGCTGACCGGCGGCGGCGACCCGGTCCGCACGGTGCCGGGCGACTACCCCGCGTACTACGCCGCCGTGGCGTCGGCCCTGCGCGGCACGGGTGAGAACCCGGTGACGGCTCTGCAGGCCGCCGCGGCACTGGATGTCCTGGAGGCGGCGCGGCGCTCGGCCCGTGAGGGCGTGTCCGTGACGCTTCTGCCCCACCACGACGAGGAGCAGCACGCATGAGCCCCAGCGCTCCGACCATTTCCGAGCTGATCGCGCAGGAGCGGCGTCTGACGCTGCCGCGCTTCGGCTACGACGACGCTTACGCACTGGGCGGCCTGCTGGTCGCGCTGGCCCGTGAGCGGCACGCCCCGGTCGCGATCGACATCCGGCGGGGCGGCCAGCAGCTGTTCCACGCCGCGCTGCCGGGTTCGAGTGCGGACAACGACGCCTGGATCGAGCGCAAGCGGAAGGTGGTGGAGCGGTACGGGGAGAGCTCCTACCTGGTCGGGACGCGGTTCCGGGCGAAGGGCACCACGTTCGAGGAGTCCTCGCGGCTGGACCCGGACACGTACGCCGCGCACGGCGGGTCGTTCCCGATCGCGGTGGAGGGTGCCGGTGTGATCGGGACGGTCACGGTGTCGGGGCTGCCGCAGGCCGAGGACCACGCGCTGGTCGTGGAGGCCCTGGAGCAGTTCACCACGCGCCCCCAGAGCTGAGAGCGGTGCGGGGCGGGGCCGCCGGGTGATCCCGGCGGCCCCGCCCCGCACCCGTTTCCAGGCCTCGCGAGAGGCCCTACGCGTCCTTGAGCTCCTGGCGCTGGCGGCCCAGCCCCTCGATCTCCAGCTCCACCACGTCTCCTGCCCGGAGATACGGCTTGGGCTCGGGCCGGCCCATGGCGACGCCCGCCGGGGTGCCGGTGTTGATGACGTCGCCCGGGTAGAGCGTCATGAAGTGGCTCAGATAGCGCACGACCTCGCCGACCGGGAAGATCTGCTCGGCCGTGGTGCCGTCCTGCTTCAGCTCGCCGTTGACCCACAGCCTGAGCGGCAGCGCCTGCGGGTCGGGCACCTCGTCCGCCGTGACGAGCCAGGGGCCCAGCGGGTTGAAGGTCTCGCAGTTCTTGCCCTTGTCCCAGGTGCCGCCGCGCTCGATCTGGAACTCGCGCTCGGAGACGTCGTGCGAGGTCGCGTATCCGGCGACGTGTCCGAGCGCCTCCTCGGCGGAGTCGAGGTAGCGGGCGGTGCGGCCGATCACGACGGCGAGCTCGACCTCCCAGTCGGTCTTCCGGCTGCCGCGCGGCACCAGCACCGTGTCCTCGGGGCCGACGACGGTGTCCGGTGCCTTGAAGAACAGGATCGGCTCTTCCGGGATCGCCGCCCCGGTCTCGGCGGCGTGGTCGTGGTAGTTCAGCCCGATGCACACGATCTTGCCGATCCGCCCGAGGGGCGGCCCGACCCGCAGGCCTTCCGCGTCGATCGGGGGCAGGACGTCGGGCGTCTGCGCCGCTTCCCGTACGCGTGCCAGTGCCGAGGCGTCGGCGAGGAGCTCGCCGTCGATGTCGGCGACGAGGCCCGAAAGGTCACGCAAAGTCCCGTTCCGGTCAAGCAGTGCGGGGCGTTCGGAGCCCGCCGTACCCACTCGAAGAAGCTTCAACGGTCCATCTCCCCTTGGTCGCGATCGAGCCCGTCGGTGGGTTGCGGCCAGCGAAAGGCTCGGTTGATCCTCCAAGACATCGGATCACTCCGCAAGACCCTGTTCACACACTGGACCCGATACCCCTACACGGCGGGGGCGACCGCGGCCTCGGTGGCCGGGGTCTCCCGGTAGAGGAAGGCGCGCTCGATCGCGGTCCAGGTGGTGCTCGTGACGATGTACAGGGCCGCCGCGAGCGGCACGTAGGCGACGGAGACGAGGGTCAGGAAGGACATCAGCGGCATGACCTTCGTCATCGCGCCCATGCCGGGCACGGGCTGTCCGTCCGGGCCGGTGGCCGGCGTCATCGGGTTGGCGGCCATCTGCCGCTTGGTGCGTCCGTAGTTGAAGGTGGCGACGGCGGCGACGATCACGAAGAGCGCGAGGTAGACCATCCCCTGCTGGCCGAAGGGGCCGCCGTCGGCCAGCGCGTCGTGCCAGCGCTCGCCCAGCGGGGCTCCGAAGAGCTCGTGGCCGAGCAGCGAGTTGGGGTCGCCGCCGATCCGCTGGCTGGAGAAGAGGTGGTAGAGCAGGAAGAAGGCGGGCATCTGGAGCAGGCTCGGGAGGCAGCCGGAGAGCGGTGAGACCTTCTCCTTCGCGTGCAGCTCCATGAGCGCCTTCTGCATGCGATCGGGGTTCTTGGCGTGCTTCTTGCGCAGTTCGGCGATCTGCGGCTGGAGCTTGGTGCGGGCCTTCTGCCCGCGCGCGGCCGCCCGCGAGAGGGGGTGGACGGCGAGCCGTACGAGCGCGGTGAAGAGGACGATCGCGGCGGCGGTGGAGGCGCCTTGGAAGAGGGGCTGGAGCAGATCGGCGAATGCGCCGACCAGGCTCGCGAAAGCGGACATGAACGCGGACATGGGTGAGCCCTCCGGGGGTCTCGTCGTGCCGGGGAGTGGATGACTCGGCAGGACGACCCGCGCAGGGGTGGTGGACGTGTGCCCTCTACGCGGCCGTCAGGAGGGCGGCCCCGGGCGCTCGGGGCCTGGTGCGTCCCCGGGCGTCGGGGTCACGCTGCGGGAGGAACGCGGTGCGCTTCTCGCGGTCGCGCATGGCGGTGCGCACTCTCGTACGGGGTACGGGGGCTGCGCAGCGCGCGCTGATGACGGAGCAGACGAGGAGCGCCGAGCCGGCGGCCGCGGTGGCGGCGAGCGCGACGGCGGCGGAGAGGCTGCCCCCCTCGGCGAGGAGGACCTCGGTGAGGAACAGGACGAGGAAGGCGGCGGGGCGGAAGAGGCGGGCGACCGCACGGCGTACACGGTTCATGTCGTCGTTCATCGGCCCTCCCCTGTCGCTTCGCGCTCGTACGTGTCCTTCAGCCGTTATACACGATCGGTGTCCAGCGGCTGAAGGAGCCGGCGGGGGACGAGCAGGGCGCGGCTGACGGGGTCGGCGGGGTCGGGGTCCAGTCCAGGACCGGGCCGCATCTCCACGTCCTCCAGCGGCACACCGACGTTGCCGCAGGCCTCGCACTGGCCGTAGGCCCCGAGTTCGCTCCCGCAGGTGGCGTGGAAGAAGAGGCGCAGGGGTCGCGAGCCCTCGATGTGCTCACGGCCCCAGAGACCGAGGGAGCGCACGGTGGGCCAGAGGGCCTCGCCTCTCCCGGTGAGGACGTATTCGTCGCGCGGGGGTGACTCCTGGTAGCGCCGCCTGGCGAGGACGCCGGCCTCGGTGAGCGCCTGGAGCCGGGAGGCGAGGACGGCGCGCGGGATGCCGAGGTGGGCGAGGAAGTCGTTGTAGCGGCGGACCCCGTAGAGGGCGTCCCGGACGACGAGCAGGGTCCAGCGCTCGCCGATCACTTCGAGCGCCCGGGCGATCGAGCACTGCTGAGCCGCGTAGTCCTTGCCAAGAGCCATGGAGCCCACTTTACCCCTTCGGTTCGATGAACGAACCTACTCGTGCTAGCGTGACGCCCTCGGTAGGTTCATTCACCGAACCTACGTCATGGACCTGGCCCCAGGCGGGCCGATCCCCGGAGGGACGTCATGACCCAGCAGCCCGTACGGACCGTCACGGCCGGCACGAGACGGCAGGCGCGTCTCCGCCCGCCGCACCGGCCCGGCGCGACCCTCGCCGTCACCAGCGCGGCCACCGCGGTCGCGCTGATGAACTACACCGCGCCGATGACGACGCTCCCCGCCCTCTCCGCCGCCTTCGCGACCCCGCCCGCCGCCCAGGCCTGGCTGCTCAACGGGGCCCCGCTCGGCCTCGCCGTGCTGCTGCTCGTCGCGGGCAGCCTCGCCGACGACTTCGGCCGCCGCAGGCTGTTCCTGATCGGCACCCTCGGCCTCGGCGTCACCACCGCGCTCGGCGCCCTCACCACGGGCACCGTCGGCTTCACCCTCGCCCGGGCCGGTCAGGGCGCCGCGAGCGCGGCGATACTCGCCACCAGCCTCGGGCTGCTGGTCGGGGCGTACCCGGTCGGGCACGCGCGGATCAAGGCCATGGGGGTGTGGGGAGCGTTCGTGAGCGCCGGGATCGCGCTCGGCCCGCTGCTCGCGAGTTCGCTCTCCACCGTGGACTGGCGGCTGACGTACCTCGCCCTGGGGCTCGGCGCCCTGGTCACCGGGGCCTTCGCCTTCCGGGTCCTCACGGAGTCCCGCGCACCCCGTGCCGGCCGCCCCGACCTGGCGGGTGCCGCCGTGCTGGGCATGGCGATGACCGCGCTGCTGACGGCCCTGACGCTCGGCCGGGACGGCTGGCTGCGCGCACCGGTCGGCCTGCTGCTGCTCGCGGCGCTGACGCTGACGGCGGTGTTCGCCGCGGTGGAGCGCCGGGCGGCGGCCCCGCTGATCGACCTGGCCCTCTTCCGCAGCCGCGCCTTCCTGGCGTCGGCGGTGGGCGGCCTGTTCACCGGGCTCTCGGTGATCGGGCTGTTCAGCTATCTGCCGACCCTGCTCCAGCACGCGCTCTCGCTGTCGGCCCTGGACTCGGCCTGGCTGTTCCTGCTCTGGTCCGGCACGTCGTTCGCCGTGGCCCTCCAGGCGCGGCGGCTGACCGGCCGGATCACGGCCGGGCACCAGCTGGCGGCCGGCTTCGTGCTCCACGCGGTGGCGGTGCTGCCGATGCTGGGGCTCCTGACCGGCGCACCGGGCGGCGCGGAGCCGTCGGTGTGGGCGCGTCTCGTACCGGCCCTGATCGTGGCCGGCGCGGGCAGCGGACTGATCAACGCGGCGCTGCCCCGGCTCGCCGTCGAGTCCGTGCCGCCGGAGCGCGCCGCCATGGGGTCGGGCGCCAACAACACGGCCCGCTATCTCGGCTCCTCGGCCGGCGTGGCCGTGACGATCGCGGTGGCGACGACTCCGGCGGGCGCCGACGGGGCCGTGCTGCTGTCCGCCGCCACGGCGCTCGCGGCCACGGCGGGCGTCCTCCTCCTGCGGGAGCGCCGCTGAGGACCCCGCTATCGGAGCGGGCCCCGGGAGCGCCGCTCAGGTCCACCCGGCCCCGGGCGTTCTCCCCGTCGCCCTCCGGCCTTCACCAGCACTCCGGCCCGCGCCCTCTCACCTCGTACCCGACCCGCAGTACCGTGTGGCCATGCGCCCCGACACGCCTGCCGACCACATCGCCGAAGCCGAGCGCCTGCTGCGCACCGCGGCGCAGTATCCCGAGGACCAGGAGCCGCTGTTCCTCCAGGCCGCGGCCCATCTGGAGCTCGCCGGTGAGCGCGCCCGCGCGAGCACCCTCTACGACGAACTGCTCGCCTCCCCCGAGACCGCCATCGATCACCCGCATCTGGTCAAAGCGCTCAAAGCGTCCAACCTCTGGGAGTACGGCCACGAGGCGGAGGCCCGCGCGATCATCGACGGCATCCGTGCCGCCGGCCCGCTCGACGCGGCACCGTGGGAGATCGCCGCGGAGACGCTCGAAGCGCACGACGAGCTGGAGGCGGCCCACGACTTCTTCTCGACCGCGCTGACGCTGCTCCTCGCGCCGGGCGAGGAAGTCCCGTACGCCACCCAGTCGCTGGTGACCGGGCGGCACCGGGTGCGCAGGCTGATGGGCGTCGCCCACGACGCGTGGGACGAGCTGGCCGACACGCTGCACACGGCCGCCGTCCCCCTGGACGAGCTGCACGACCCGAAGCGCCTGTGGTCCCTCGGCTCCTCGGACCCGGGTGAGCTCCAGGCGGAGATCAACCGGCTCCGCGCCGAGCTGGGCACCTACCGCAGCGCGCTCTCCCGCCCGTTCCCCGTCGCGGTGCTGCACTGGCCCGAGGGCGAGCTGCGGGAGCTCCTCACGGCCTACCCGGAGCTGGCCCGGGAGTACCTGTCGCACGAGGACCATCTGGCGCGCCTGGAGGCGGCGTTGCGGGATCTGCACGCCACGGGCACGCCGAATCTCGGCATCGTGACGGGCACGGTCCCCTCCTACGAGGCGTTCGCCGCGTCGGAGGCCGCGTCCCCGTCCGACCCCGACCTGCTCCCGCAGTACGCCACGACGCTGGCGGCCCGTGGCCGCGCCGTCCCGTGGCCCCCGGCGCGGAGCGCGGCGTGCTGGTGCGGCTCGGGGCGTCCGTACCGCGAGTGCCACGGGGCGGTCTGAGGGGGCTTCTCCTCCTACTTCCCCGCGAACACGTCCCGCAGCTCCTTGTCGAGCTTCTCGGCGGCCTCGTCGGTGTCGGGCCGCTCCGCGGCCAGCAGCGCGTGCACATGGGACTGGAGGACCTGGGTGAACGCGCCGTAGTAGGGGGTGCGCGGCCGCTGCACCGCCTCGGTCAGCGCCGCGCCGAGGATCCGGATGTACGTGGCACGCGCCTGCGCCCCCTGCCCCTTCGGAGCCCCCTCCCCCGTGGCCGCCGCCTTCGGCGCGTCCCCCGCCGGCCGGAGCGCGGCTGCGACCCTGGGCCAGCAGGGCTTCGCGGTGCTGCCGTAGACGGAGGCCCGGGTCGCCGCGAACCCCGCGTCGAGCAGGCAGCGTTCGCTCTCCCGCGAGGTGAGGAAGGTGATCAGCTCGCGGGCGTTCTCGGCGCGGGGCGAGTCGGCGGTGACGGCGAGGTTCTGCCCGCCGAGGACGGCCTTCCCCGGGAGCCGGTTCACGGCGTAGTCCTCGGGTTCCATCAGGCTCCCCAGGGCCCCGTACGCGTACGGCCAGTGACGCAGGAACACGGCACGGCCCTCGGCGAAGTCGGTGAGGGACGCCGTCTCGTCGGAGGCGAGCGCGGCGGGCTGGACGCGGCCCCGGCCGACGCGGTCGAGGAGCGCGTCGAGCCCCTTCTTCAACTCTCCGGCGTCGGAGCTGTACTTCCCTTCGCTGTCGGTGAGTTCGACCCCGGCGTCGGCGAACGCCTCGACGGTGTTGACGGTCAGCCCCTCGTACTGCTTCAACTGCGTCGTCCAGCCAGCGAGTTCGTCACGCCGGACCGGGTTCAGCCCGAGGGTCTTGACGGAGGAGTACAGCTGGTCCCACGTCCAGTGGGCGTTGGGCTGCTTGTCCGCCTTGATGTCGGCCTCCGTCAGGAGGTCCGGCCGGTAGTAGAGCAGCCCCACGTCGGTGTTGAACGGCCGGGCGTAGGAGCGGTCCTTCCAGACGGTGGTGGCGTGGACCTGCCGGATGAAGTCGAGGTCGTCGTCGGCGGCGCCCGATTCCTCGACGGGCATCGGCCGGATGAGTCCGGCCTCGGCGAATTCCGGGATCCAGGTGATGTCGAGGTTCACCACGTCGTAGCGGGCGCTGCCGGACTGGAGGGCGCCGAGGAGCTGGCTGCGCTGCTGGTCGGCGCCGCCGGGCAGCTCGACGAGCTTGGCCTGCTCGGCCTCGGACCCGGCGTGGAGGCGGTTCCATTCCTCCACGAGCTGCTGCCGCACGCTGCCGGAGCCGGTGACGTCCAGCCCGCTGGCGACGACGATCGGGCCTTCGGCCGGCTTCTCCTTGCCGTCCTGCGGCGTGTCCCCGGGCCCTCCCGTGCAGGCGGCGGAGACGAGCGCGAGCAGGCAGGCCAGGGCGACGGCGGCCCTGGCCCTCCGGCGGCCGGCGCGACGGGCACCGTGGGTCATTCCGCGTCCCCCGTACCGGTCTTGGCGACCTCCGCCGCCAGTTCCGCCGCGATGTCGTCGGCCGGGTCCAGGCAGCGGCCACCGCTCGCCTCCGCGAGCCGCTCCCCGAACCGGCCGGGTGCGCAGGCGCCGTCCTGGAGCGAGACCGTCACGATCCTGACCGGCGGTGCCTTCCCCGCCTCTTCGGCCAGCCGCCGCTGTTCCTTCTCCGTCACGGCCTCGAAGTCCTCGCCGTCGGTGACCAGGACGAGGAGCCGGGGCCGCTCCGCCTCGGGGGAGTCCCGCAGGGTGCTGAGCGCCTCGCGCACGCCCGCCGCGATGCGGGCGTCGAAGGCGGCCGTCCCCGCGCCTGCGACGGTCCTCTGCGCACCGGCCCTGGTGTTCGCCCCGAACGGGACGAGGTCCGTGGCCGGTTTCCCCTCGTCGACGGCCGTCATCCACACCCCGTACGAGTCCCCGGCGCCCAGGGAGCTCATCGAACGGGCCACCAGTTCCTTGGCCCCGCCGGTGCCGTCCCAGACCCGTTTGTCGGCCATCGAGGTCGAGTTGTCGAGGAGATAGAGCACCCGGCCGGGCCCGAGCGCGCGCCGGTAGCGGTCCAGGGTGCCGGTCAGCGACGTGGAGATATCGGCTCCCGGGCCGGTCTGCGGGATCTGTTCGCGTACGGCCGACGTGTTGTCATCCTTGCCCAGCACCGAGTCGCCGGTGGGCGGGGCCGGGGCGCCCTTCTCGACGCCCCGGAAACCGTCGTCGGTGAAGCACTTCCGGGCGTCCTCGTCCGTGGCCAGCCAGTCGTAGAAGTCCTGGACGGCGGCCTTGCGCGCGGCGGCGTCCCTGTCGGCCCCGGCCCAGGTGACGCGGACGAAGGGAAGGTCCAGCATCGGCACGTCGGAGGGGTAGTGCGCCACCCGGTGCGCAAGCGCCTCGGTCGCGCAGCCCGGCCGGCCCGGCTCGCCCGCCGACAGGTTGAACTGCGCGAGGGTCTGCTCCGGCACGAGGACGGCCGCCCGGTCCTCCAGGTCGTTGTGGGTGCCGTCGGCCAGTACGCACATCAGTTCCCTTGCGGTGGCCGGCATGGGCCGCAGCACCTGGGACATCCTCTGTTCGAGCGTGCCCACGCTCCCGGAGCCGGAGGAGGCGTAGAGCGCGTCGGTCGCCAGCAGGGCTCCTTCCGTGTTCTCGGGGTCGGGACGCAGGATCTCGACCGTCTGGTCCTCCTTCAGCCCGGAGACGATCGCGTCGAGCGGATCGTCGGTCTGAAGGGACTGCGCCAGACGCATGGTGTCCGGCACGCCGAGGACCATCGGCGTGTAGGCGACGGGGCCCAGCCGGTCGAGGTCCACCACGCTCTTCCCGGCGTCCGCGGCGGTCTCGTCGCCGTCGGCCCCGGACGCCGTCGCGGTGGAGGCCGTGCCGCCGCCCGCCCCGTCGGCCGTCGCCCGCTGCCACGCGCTGTCGGCGGCCGGGATCCAGATGTCCGGCTGCGCGCCGACGTCCCGCTGTGGCCGCGGGCAGTCGCCGGAGGCCGGGCAGGCGGCGGGCGGTTCCTGCCAGAGCGAGGAGGACCGGAGGGCGGCCACGGCGTCGGTGGCCTTGGCGTCGTAGACGTTGATGCCGACGCTCCGGCAGCCGTCGCCGTCCCGCTTGGGATAGGCGTCGGCGGCCTTCTGGACGGTGGCCTTCAGGTCGGGGTCGGTGAGCACGCGCAGTTCCAGGGGTGACGCGCAGGGGCCGCCGGAGGTCCCGCCGAGGAAGTACCACGCGGCGGCCCCGGCGAGGGCGACGACGCCCGCCAGGACCACGGCTGCCGTACGCGTCATACGGCCGGCCACGCCGGGAAGCAGGCGGCCCGGAAGGCGCGGCGGCCTCTTCGCGGACGCCGGCTGCACGTCGTCGGCCGGGGGCGCCGGAACCGGCGGAGGAGGGACGGGGGGCGTCGGAACCGGCGGAGGAGGGGGCGGGGGCGTCGGGCGTTCCGCGTCCGTGGCGAGCGCGAGCACGACGTCGTCGCCGTGCCGGAGCTCGTCCGGGATCCACGGATGCCCGTCGACGGCCTTGAAGGGCGCCATCGCCTCACGGATCCCGGCGACGGTCCGGGTGAAGGTGACCGGCTCCCCCTTGCCGGTGGTCAGCAGCCGGTGGAGGGCCGCCGTGAACTCCGTACCCGTACGGGGATCGCCGGGCGGGACCTCCACACCGGGCTCGGCGGCGGTGAGCAGCGCGAAATTCTGTCCGACGGCCGGGTGGAAGGCCCGGAGCGCGTTGCCGGCGAAGCAGCAGTCGAGGATGACGACGACCCAGTCGGCGTGGGAGTTCCGCAGGACACCCATGACGTCGTTGTCCCAGGACAGGGCGCCGACGAAGGGGTGGTGCCGGTCCCTGGTCACCTCCGAGTCGGTGAACATCAGGTGGAGGTCGCTGCCGTCGGGGCGCACGATGCCGTGCCCGGCGAAGTAGACCACCAGCAGCCCGGTGACCTCCCTGCGGGCAGCGGCGAGCGCGGTACGCGCGTCGTTCGGATCGACGGTGGTGTCCGGGCCGCCGCCGTCCGCGGGGACCACGACGAGGTCCTCCGGGGCGAGCACGCCGGTGCGCTCGTCGGTCAGGGCCTCGCGGACGAGGCGGAGGTTCGTGGTGACGGACGGCAGGTCGTGCCGGGCACCCCTGTAGTGCTCCACCCCGATGAGTACGGCCCTGTGGCTCCTGGCCCGGTTCTCCTCGCCGCGCGCGTTGTACGGCGGCACGGCCGCTAGACCTCTCCGGGCTCGTCGCCACCGCGCGTCCGGTTCGGGCCACCGGACCCGGGCCCCGCGTCCGGGCCCCCGTCACGGGAGTCGCCCCGGGCGGCGTCGTCATCGGTGTCGCGTCTCAGGTCGGATCCCGCGCCCTCGGGCGGACCGTCCAGGGTGACGCGCGGCCTCTCCTCCGGGTCGGCGAACCGGCGCCGGTTGCGCAGCCAGGTCTCCACGGACCGCCAGGCGTTCTCGGCCACCGAGCGCGCCACCTCGACGGAGACGACCAGGATGATGTCCTGGATCAGCTCCCCGCCCATCGCCTCGGCCTGCGTGAGCGAGTCCTTGCGGGCCAGGGTGA from Streptomyces sp. QL37 harbors:
- a CDS encoding Gfo/Idh/MocA family oxidoreductase, coding for MTANAPLRVGLVGYGLAGSVFHAPLVAATEGLVLDTVVTSNEERQAQARAEFPGVRFAASPDELWPRADELDLIVIASPNKTHVPLARAALEAGLPVVVDKPLAGTAAEARELAALAAERGLLLSVFQNRRWDNDFLTLTGLIAEGELGEVQRFESRFERWRPQLKGGWRESGDPEEIGGLLYDLGSHVVDQALTLFGPAVQVYAESDVRRPGAAADDDTFIAVTHVGGVRSHLYMSATTAQLGPRFRVLGSKAGYVKYGLDPQEAALREGARPTAGAPWGEEPEELWGRVGSGESPLTGGGDPVRTVPGDYPAYYAAVASALRGTGENPVTALQAAAALDVLEAARRSAREGVSVTLLPHHDEEQHA
- a CDS encoding MFS transporter, with product MTQQPVRTVTAGTRRQARLRPPHRPGATLAVTSAATAVALMNYTAPMTTLPALSAAFATPPAAQAWLLNGAPLGLAVLLLVAGSLADDFGRRRLFLIGTLGLGVTTALGALTTGTVGFTLARAGQGAASAAILATSLGLLVGAYPVGHARIKAMGVWGAFVSAGIALGPLLASSLSTVDWRLTYLALGLGALVTGAFAFRVLTESRAPRAGRPDLAGAAVLGMAMTALLTALTLGRDGWLRAPVGLLLLAALTLTAVFAAVERRAAAPLIDLALFRSRAFLASAVGGLFTGLSVIGLFSYLPTLLQHALSLSALDSAWLFLLWSGTSFAVALQARRLTGRITAGHQLAAGFVLHAVAVLPMLGLLTGAPGGAEPSVWARLVPALIVAGAGSGLINAALPRLAVESVPPERAAMGSGANNTARYLGSSAGVAVTIAVATTPAGADGAVLLSAATALAATAGVLLLRERR
- a CDS encoding DUF6412 domain-containing protein, encoding MNDDMNRVRRAVARLFRPAAFLVLFLTEVLLAEGGSLSAAVALAATAAAGSALLVCSVISARCAAPVPRTRVRTAMRDREKRTAFLPQRDPDARGRTRPRAPGAALLTAA
- a CDS encoding helix-turn-helix domain-containing protein, which gives rise to MALGKDYAAQQCSIARALEVIGERWTLLVVRDALYGVRRYNDFLAHLGIPRAVLASRLQALTEAGVLARRRYQESPPRDEYVLTGRGEALWPTVRSLGLWGREHIEGSRPLRLFFHATCGSELGAYGQCEACGNVGVPLEDVEMRPGPGLDPDPADPVSRALLVPRRLLQPLDTDRV
- a CDS encoding fumarylacetoacetate hydrolase family protein codes for the protein MKLLRVGTAGSERPALLDRNGTLRDLSGLVADIDGELLADASALARVREAAQTPDVLPPIDAEGLRVGPPLGRIGKIVCIGLNYHDHAAETGAAIPEEPILFFKAPDTVVGPEDTVLVPRGSRKTDWEVELAVVIGRTARYLDSAEEALGHVAGYATSHDVSEREFQIERGGTWDKGKNCETFNPLGPWLVTADEVPDPQALPLRLWVNGELKQDGTTAEQIFPVGEVVRYLSHFMTLYPGDVINTGTPAGVAMGRPEPKPYLRAGDVVELEIEGLGRQRQELKDA
- a CDS encoding YidC/Oxa1 family membrane protein insertase, producing MSAFMSAFASLVGAFADLLQPLFQGASTAAAIVLFTALVRLAVHPLSRAAARGQKARTKLQPQIAELRKKHAKNPDRMQKALMELHAKEKVSPLSGCLPSLLQMPAFFLLYHLFSSQRIGGDPNSLLGHELFGAPLGERWHDALADGGPFGQQGMVYLALFVIVAAVATFNYGRTKRQMAANPMTPATGPDGQPVPGMGAMTKVMPLMSFLTLVSVAYVPLAAALYIVTSTTWTAIERAFLYRETPATEAAVAPAV
- a CDS encoding ROK family transcriptional regulator, which produces MNRSNSRSGGANLPALRHHNASLVLDLLRVAGEQGISRLELAERTGLTPQAVSKITARLRAEGLAAEAGRLASTGGKPRTVLRLVPDAGYAVGLHLDRDELTAVLADLAGTTVATRGFPLDLGAPAAEVLATAAHAVQTVRAAAPGTEYRQVFGVGAALPGPLDHRDGVLHRVTGFPQWDGYPLRDALAGHTGLPVVVDKDTNAAALGLALRERADADFAYLHLGTGLGAGLVLGGALHRGARTGAGEFGHQTLQLDGPPCDCGGRGCIEALCLAAAARGDIAEAARVLGAGAANLVGLLDIDRVVLGGRTVAADEDAYLSGVRAVIDERARREGVPATVPVTVAGGGDRPVAEGAAQLVLAPLFGRAGEAEERPGQG
- a CDS encoding heme-degrading domain-containing protein, which encodes MSPSAPTISELIAQERRLTLPRFGYDDAYALGGLLVALARERHAPVAIDIRRGGQQLFHAALPGSSADNDAWIERKRKVVERYGESSYLVGTRFRAKGTTFEESSRLDPDTYAAHGGSFPIAVEGAGVIGTVTVSGLPQAEDHALVVEALEQFTTRPQS